TGCGAACGGTATTGGCATAAATCTTGCAGGAAACTCTGATCGCCCTTCGATCTCGCGTGGCTCTTCAGGAGAAAGTCATGAATCGCACTCCACTATCAGTGAGCTCTCAAGTGCTCGGTTCAGTCAACAGAGCAACGTCAATTCGCGGCTTCCACTTCAACGCCGCAGGTCTGAGGAGAATGAACAAACACCCATACGACCGAGCATGGCGCCACGAGGGATGACATATCATTCAAGTAGGAAAGTGCAGCGTAACAGCAACAATTCGGCTGGCTCGACACCTTCGCAGGGGCCACCTTCACCTACATCATCAATCCCAACCATTCCTTTAGCGGATGGCGGTGTCATCCTCAAGGCAGCAACGGTATCAGCAGAGGCGCCTAGGAAACAGAAAATGGGCAGGGTGATGGTCGTCGAAGACAATGTAATCAATCGCAGGGTTCTAGGGGCGTTTCTGAAAAAGAGGGTTAGTCCGAAAGCAGACGAACCTCGTGTTGTATGCTGACTGTGTCCAGGGTTTTGAATATGCAGAGGCGGTGGATGGACAGGCAGGCGTGGAGCTCTTTGAGAACGCACCTCCTAATTATTGGGAGTAAGTTGGCGGAAGATGTATGCCAAGCCCGTGCTAACATACTTCACAGCGTCATCCTTATGGATATATCGATGCCGATCATGAACGGCCATCAAGCTACGCGTGCTATCCGACGTATTGAAGCGACACGCAGGAACAGTCTGTCTGATATACCTATAGTGCCTCCGCCCAGCAAACCGGTGACCATTTCATCCCAGAAGGCGGTACAAGCACGAGTCAAAATATTCGCCTTGACAGGGTTGGCGACCCCAGATGACAAGAGAGAGGCATTTTGGAGTGGCGTTGATGGATAGTAAGTCTCAAATAAATCATGATAGCAGAAGTAGGGTGTAGGGTCTGATGGTGTGTATTAGCTTGGTGAAACCTGTATCGCTGTCGAGTTTAGATATTATCTTTAAGAGTAAGCGTCTTTGTAACCCGGATGATTCGAGCTGTATGACAATCGATATTGACGAGCCCATCTTCAGAGATTGGATTTTGAAAGTCATGACTTTATACTACTAATTTATAGGATTAATTTTGTCTGACACTTTCTATCGTTGGTCTATTAGCATCGCATGTTTGTACTATGGATTAGCGGAAGGCCGTAACCAATAGGAGTGAATCTGCATGTTCCGatgttttctttcttcccctttccctttcgaGAATATAGAGTTACAATGACATATACCGGAGTAATGCAGATATCTAAACTGAAAATGGCTCACGCTCGCCAAGCCACATGGACGGCGTCGGTCCTATATCGTTGAGTAACGCCCGTCTTTTCTAATGGCATCGTATGACCCATTCTGAAAGCGAGTAATCCTGCTTGGGCAATCATTATTCCGTTATCGATACAGAAACTAAATACAGATCAGTCTCTACAATTTCCAAGAGTAAAAAAGCGTACCTCTCGTCAGTTGCAAACACGCGTCCTCCCCTTTCTTTGGCCATGAtacccatcatctcctgTAATCTCAAATTACCTGATTACAACCGATCGATGAATCATTGTGAACTTTTACAAAGGATCAGAACTCACAACCAACACCGCCAACAATCAAGACATCTTTCGCTCCCACATGAGCCATTGCTCTTTCAGTTATCTCCACCAGCATCGCAAAAGTGGTCTCTTGCAGTGAAAAACAAAGATCATATGGCGTAATTatatcttcttcgacatcGTTGATTTGATCCCAAGAGCGGTAGCGTTTGTCCTTCGTATAGGCCTCAACGGAGTGTAAGATACCTGCTAAAGATACATCCATGCCCTTCGTACCGTAAGGAAGCTGGACTAGACGCTTGCCCCTATTGGCCATACTGAGTCAGTACAGACATGTGGTATTACCTCATACAAATCTAATATACTCACTTTTTTGCCTCTTTTTCAATGTTATACCCAGGGCTCGGATCGTTCCTCAGGCCGATAGCTCTGGCAAAGCGATCTAGACAGTTTCCGATAGCTATATCTAATGTCTCGCCGAAGATGCGATAGCGTTGCTGAGAGTACGCGATGACTTGGGTGTTGCCGCCCGAGACATATAAAACGATGGGGTTATGAGAAGACGTTATTTGGCGACCCATTTCAATGTCTGGAAATGTGTTAGCTGACATCTTGTTTCAAATTCAACATCACTTACGGCCAACACAGTGATTGACGCCGACGAGGGGGATGTTGTGAAGTAAAGATAACGTACGGGCGACGAGCGCTCCCACTTGGAGGGGCGTACCCATGCCCGGACCTTATTTTATGTTCATCAGCACCAATGTTTGTAATGACTGTGGATAATATTACCTTTGGTAAAGGCAATGCAATCGAGATCGCCCACCCTGACGCCCGCCTTTCGAACAGCCTCTTCAATAACTCTGACAACCCATTCTCTATGATGTCTGGCGGTATCTGATGGCAGGAAACCTTCGCCGGGAGGAGTAATGTACGTGTGTCGAACGTTTGAGAGTACTGTGACTAAAGTAGGTCCACCTTTgggtgaaggagaatgtGATATGATGCCGCATCCGAGTTTATTTGCTGAGCCTTCTATACcgagagcgaggagagggCGGGCTAGGGATGTCAGACAGAGCATGAACGAGAACACTTACATGGTCTGTGAAGTGGTGATTGTCTCATGGCTGGGCCTGAGGAATTGGGATGGAACGAATAGGAAGAATCGAGAGGTCAACGAGTATAATGACTATTGAAAGAGGACGATTGCAACAAGTACCAGTACAACAACATAATTAGGTGCCTTGAATAATTGTTGATTTTCTCGTCATTTCCGATGACATCGAcatttccatcttctctttccacatCATACACCATGTTCTGGGACCCTCTATTCACAGAACTTTCCGACATAGTCGGAGCTCCCACAGACCAACTCAAGGTCAGCATACAATCTTACCCGCACGCACACCTCGCTCACACCGCACAGCTCATATTTTCCCTCCTCGTCGCATTTCCACTCGGCTCCATTTTCGTCCGTTTACCTTCAGCCCATCCCAATGTCGCacatcttttctccatcaCTATCTCTACTATCTTCCTTGTGCTCCTCTTGGGACTAGGCGGGGGAATGCTACATATGCTCTTCAGCTCGCTAGGGACCTACGCCATCGTGAACGGCATGAAGGGCAAGAACATGCCGTGGGTTGTGTTTGCGTGAGTTGCGCATGATGTTCTAGGTCGGCAAGGAGGCAAAATGATTAACGGTTCCATGTAGATTTGTTATGGGGCACTTGTTGTTCAAGTACGTAGCAGGCCCATGGACATGACTAACCATGTAGCCACATAAAGCGATCTGTTTTAGGACTCCCCGCCTCCACGATCGAAATCACAGGCAGTCAAATGGTGCTTGTAATGAAGCTCTCAACATTTGCATGGAACATACatgatggaaagagaaaagaagaggtgcGTTCGAGCATTTTGAGGGCGAGAACTTACAGCGCAGGAGCTTGATACCAATCAATTGGCGACGAGGCTTACGCAAATTCCCAGCGTGGTTGCTTTCCTGGGTTATTGGTGAGCTATTTTGTAAAAACGTCTCCCTGCTTTGAATGGCCAACGTTTCAATagctttttcttcccttctgTCCTTGTCGGGCCCTCCTTCGATTACGCCACGTACGACGCCCTGATTCACAAACGACTCTACAGTAGCCCACCTGCTGGCTCCTCTCCAGAACAGGCAAAAGCCACCAAGAGCCGAATCCCATATGGTCGTAAGAGAGTGGCGTATCTTCATCTCGCGATTGGTTTGTTCTTTCTGGGAGTTTATGCCCTGTACGGCGATAAGTACAGTTATGAGAATGTCTTGAGTCCCATCTGGACTGGCTGGGGATGGACAAGGAAATTCGGTTTCGTTCAGCTTGCAGGGCTGCTTGCCAGAACAAAGTACTATGCAGTTTGGAGCTTGTCAGAGGTGGGTTCTCTGCATTGACGGAGGTGCTAAACACCGCTCATTTCATCATAGGGTGCCTGTATCCTCACAGGCATTGGCTTCAACGGTTATGACCCCAAGACTGGGAGAACCTTATGGAACAGGGTGCGCAATATCAATATCAAAGGAATTGAGACCGCAGAGAGCTTCAAAATACTCTTTGACAGCTGGAATTGCCGCACCAACGTGAGTCAACTGCCCGCGTTTGTTACGTGGCTCATTTATCATTGTTTTATAGGTTTGGCTTAGAGATGTAGTTTACAAGCGAGTTacgaagaaaggaaagaaaccAGGGTTCAAAGAAAGCATGGCAACTTTCTTGACCTCTGCATTCTGGGTAGGTGATTCTTTGACGGGGGCGAGCTGCAACTAATCAGTAGCGACTTAGCACGGCATCAGTCCGGGCTACTACCGTAAGTTTCGAATGTCCTGGCCTTTGCTAATCATGCAGTGGCCTTTTTTATGGGCGGCCTCGTGACCTCTCTTGGCCGTCAATTTCGTCGTTATGTCCGCCCAtatttccttcctctctccgGAACAGCGCAAACTGGTCTTCCAAAACGGATATACGACCTCATTGGCTGGATTTCGGTGCAATCCACACTCAATTACCTGGTAGCGCCATTTCTTTTGCTCGATTTCAAAAATTCCATCGACGCTTGGAACAGAATGTACTGGTACGGCCATGCCGCagtcatcatctccatgTGTTTCATGTCGTTCGGTGGGCGTAAAGCTCTGAAACGAGGTCTAGACAAGCGCAAGCCCCGAATCACACCTAGTGTCAAGGTCTCGCCACCCTCACCGCCCGTTGACAGTacaccacctccaccacccgAGGACGAGATGGACAGTACAGACCTTCGATGGGTGAAACATGCTCTGGACAATCCAGAGTACCAGGATTCAGGCGAATCCGTCGCTATGGGAGTGGCGATTCGTGACCATGGTTTCCTGGACAAGTGGATTGAGGGCGAGGAGACGCCGGGTGCGACACCTGGTGGAACTCCGAAGAATGAGAAAGACGATCCTCTGCGAAAGTGATGTGCGATTAGTGAATgtgggatgatgatgcatgAAAGTGAATAGATGTAGAAGTGAATATAAATGCGTATTATACAAGCTTGTTTGACCTTTGTTTGTATGTTTGTGTGTGGATGAGGGTCTGAGCGCGTTTCTCGCTTTCTTGTTCGTTGCTGCTCTAtaccccttcctccccccGTCACCAGCAATGATTCCCTGTATGGCTCTCTCTCGCCCATTCCCACCTCACAGGAAGCaaatctcctccatcacccAACGTACTCCGCCCAGCCTTACAGAGGGCAATGCGTGGAACAGTCTAAGAGACAAGAGCGACGATCAGATCACGACAGATGATCTCGTACAAGACCTGAGAGGTAAATGGGACTTGAAAGACAAGGTGAATCCTTTAGACATATGCAGTTTTGTTCCAAAGCACTTGCTGATGGCCAGTTTGGGTTTGAAGATGGTAGAAAAGATCGAGATGCTGGAAACTAACCGAGACAAGCTTGAGAGAGATATTGGCGAACTCTCTAGAGCCATGGCGACTTTACAATCTCGATTCGATGAGTCTCTCAACGAACAAGCAAGTTAATCAGCATAGCAGAAAGGAATGGTGCTGATTTGTGTTCTCGTTCGGTACAGAGCCGTATGGAAACTGACCTCATAGAGCGCAACGAGCTTCTGGACAGACTGCGTAAAAGAGTGTCAGAGACTGAAAGGCAGGTCAAGGGGGCTCAAAAGCGGTATACTGACCAGGCGAGTGAATATAACGAAAGCCTCGGTTATAGTGATATATAACTTATACTCGTTCTTCTGATAAATAGGAAACGGCTTTTGAAACCGAACGACGCGCCTTCCAAGCTCAGGAAGATCACCTTCGGGCACGTATAAACGCACTCCTATCAGCATCTCGCAAAAGTACAAATATACCAGCTATAGCTGTGCAGCGATGCGAAGACGATACTATATCATCATTGAAAGATGAAATTGCCTCCCTCAAACTGTCGTGTACGACCCTCCGGGCCAAAAACAGCACTCTCGCCCAAGATATGCAAGAACTCAAAAACTTGAATAACGCTCTAAAGGAAGATAAGGAGGCTTGGGAGCTCTTTTTGAGGGAAAGGACACTTGAAGGAGATATCAGAGAAATGGGTGGTCTCTTGGATGCCGACCAGTTGCAAGACAGATATGAAAGACACGAACCAGAGTCATTGAATGAAGAACTACTTCTGGAGAGTCCATCAAGCAAACGGGGCAAAAAAGCCAATGATGCCAGTTACTCGCCCCGTAATGGGCTAGATTTGGCCTCTGAGCTGGGTATCCTTCACGAAGAGGGGGAGCCGGGATACCTGCAGAAAGACATTGACGCCGAGGGTATGAGTGCGGAAGTTTGTGCTATTATATTGACGCTAATCACGGGTTTCAGCATTGAAGAATGAGATCAAACAACTCAAAGACACAAACAAAGCCCTCAATCTTTATTGTTCAAAGGTATTGAGGCCCTATTCATTTCACTTGCCCTATTCATTTCAACTTGTACAGTCGCTAACAAAAATGGCTACTAAGATAATTGACCGCATCATTGCTCAAGAGGGATTTGAGCATATTCTTTCAGTTGATTATAAAACCGGCCGAGCTGGTTCACGAAACGTCTCTGCCGTTCAAACGCCTTTCAAAGGTATTGCCGCCTCTTTAGCTCAGGACTCTTCTAATGCAGAAATGACCTCACAAGCCTCTGCAAGCTCTCAAAACTCCGCTTCATTAAAGGATAAGGGAGGCAGACCATTAAGTATGATGGTGGCTAGAGCATTCTTTGGAGAAGCTGGGAAGACATCTGTTGTTGGAGAGGTACCATACCCTTCGCCCCTCACTACCTCAGTCGAACCGCCCAGAGTTACTGCAGCCAagcaagaaaaaaaggtaaGTTTTACACCTTACTATTCTACACGCCTGTTTGCCGCTGCTCATCGTGATTTGTGGAAGGCTCGCCGAGGCTTCTCTCTTGATTTTCGTTCTTTCGGCTTTGGTGGAATCACAACCCCCGAGTCTCCCAATCCAGCTTTGCGGCCCCTTACTCTCGCTTCACGCGCTACCAGCGCAACTTCACCCTCCgtgcaaaaagaaaagggagcCACTACCTGTCGCAAACTTGAACCtacggaagaagatgaagaagacagaCGAGAGAGACATAGAATGGAAGCAACCCTAAAGCTTATGGGGATATCCAAATCTGTCGATGCAAGTAATGGTCAAGATAACATGAAGACAAAAAGTCCTGACAGTCGAAAATCACCTTGGAGCCGAATATATTCCACTATAGGCTCCACCGAACATACCTTTGCCGTTGACAACATCAATCCAGCGGCTGCACAAACTGCCCTCAACGAGTATGACCAACGAGAAGCGGAGCGTATGTGAAGTCTTGCTCAAGGTAAATCAGAAGCCATATATACCACACCACCGCGAGTGAGTATGCCCAGAAGACAAAGTTCTAGCAAGGAGAAAGTGACGAGTGTAGGCAGAGTGAATACGCTTTGGAGTGTGGGATCGTCGAGCAAGCCGACCAGCATGGATGTTACGAGGAATGGAAAGTAATGACCATCTGAGCTGAGCTCAAGCGCTCTGTTCATTACGATGGTCACATACCAAACGACTCATAAGAAATATTTTTTCCTAGTGCGATGATGACTTTTATGTGTATAATGATTAATGATCAGTAATCACATATAGGCGTGGTATCCTATCTGTACATCTTTGCGATACAGTACCAGTCAAGTGCTTGTACAAGTTGGTCTAGTGAAAGCCATGATAGCTTGAGTTTTGGCACATTAATGGGCGGGACGAAACCGTTGATAATAGCTTTTACACCTAGCCTCCATTGTTTCTTGATACGTTTCAGGAAGAGTGTCAACCATGCGGCCTAGAACGCGTCAGCGAGTCCGAATCTAGAGGGAAACTAAAAGCAACTAACCAGGATTGCCTCCCCAAACAGACATGGAGGCCACTACTGTCCCTTCTGGGAGAACAGTGTTTGGAAGGATAACCGCCAAGTCTTTTATAACAACGAATTTCCCCTAAAAATGGTCTCCGCATTCAGATCCAATCCATAAAatagaaagaaaaagtggaCGCACGATGATACTTCCCTCACCAATCTCCACGCAGCTGCCGATTTGCGCCGCTTCAATGATACAATTTGGTCCTATGTGAGTGAAGTCTGCTATCCGCACAGGATAGAACGTGAACGTTCTGATTTGTTTGATCAGTAGACGTATGGGGGATGGTCGTAGTGTTAGGACCAACCCTTTGTACATCTTTCCTGGCGGCCTAATGACCGCCCCTTCCCCTATTAAACAATATCTCCCCACTGATATAACCA
The nucleotide sequence above comes from Cryptococcus neoformans var. grubii H99 chromosome 1, complete sequence. Encoded proteins:
- a CDS encoding dynactin 5; this translates as MGAFDPAITYDRSTYIETDTGNKVSRKALIAGATNIVLGGKSIIQTSSILRGDLRRSTAGQHVVISVGRYCLIGEGAVIRPPGKMYKGTFTFYPVRIADFTHIGPNCIIEAAQIGSCVEIGEGSIIGKFVVIKDLAVILPNTVLPEGTVVASMSVWGGNPGRMVDTLPETYQETMEARCKSYYQRFRPAH
- a CDS encoding tRNA threonylcarbamoyladenosine biosynthesis protein, with the protein product MRQSPLHRPSRPLLALGIEGSANKLGCGIISHSPSPKGGPTLVTVLSNVRHTYITPPGEGFLPSDTARHHREWVVRVIEEAVRKAGVRVGDLDCIAFTKGPGMGTPLQVGALVARTLSLLHNIPLVGVNHCVGHIEMGRQITSSHNPIVLYVSGGNTQVIAYSQQRYRIFGETLDIAIGNCLDRFARAIGLRNDPSPGYNIEKEAKKGKRLVQLPYGTKGMDVSLAGILHSVEAYTKDKRYRSWDQINDVEEDIITPYDLCFSLQETTFAMLVEITERAMAHVGAKDVLIVGGVGCNLRLQEMMGIMAKERGGRVFATDESFCIDNGIMIAQAGLLAFRMGHTMPLEKTGVTQRYRTDAVHVAWRA
- a CDS encoding lysophospholipid acyltransferase, coding for MFWDPLFTELSDIVGAPTDQLKLIFSLLVAFPLGSIFVRLPSAHPNVAHLFSITISTIFLVLLLGLGGGMLHMLFSSLGTYAIVNGMKGKNMPWVVFAFVMGHLLFNHIKRSVLGLPASTIEITGSQMVLVMKLSTFAWNIHDGKRKEEELDTNQLATRLTQIPSVVAFLGYCFFFPSVLVGPSFDYATYDALIHKRLYSSPPAGSSPEQAKATKSRIPYGRKRVAYLHLAIGLFFLGVYALYGDKYSYENVLSPIWTGWGWTRKFGFVQLAGLLARTKYYAVWSLSEGACILTGIGFNGYDPKTGRTLWNRVRNINIKGIETAESFKILFDSWNCRTNVWLRDVVYKRVTKKGKKPGFKESMATFLTSAFWHGISPGYYLAFFMGGLVTSLGRQFRRYVRPYFLPLSGTAQTGLPKRIYDLIGWISVQSTLNYLVAPFLLLDFKNSIDAWNRMYWYGHAAVIISMCFMSFGGRKALKRGLDKRKPRITPSVKVSPPSPPVDSTPPPPPEDEMDSTDLRWVKHALDNPEYQDSGESVAMGVAIRDHGFLDKWIEGEETPGATPGGTPKNEKDDPLRK